A stretch of the Janthinobacterium sp. B9-8 genome encodes the following:
- a CDS encoding sensor histidine kinase, with product MMAIFSYWKRISLQSRFYILLFHCMTGALILGYIALCASDGRLSLDAAKLRMTGTFIVILISALILISLLSNSVVQAMSDIYEGLNQINDHHDWNMRLKVYGNDEFSKLSDQLNYLFANMEQLDLKIKAKTIHLEEMNKQLREEMETRQQIEMQLEKKTEAQALLIERLETTQIQLAQAEKMASIGQLAAGVAHEINNPIGFISSNLNTLNDYTTKLISALDEYENNEKISKETKQSIIKKHDLVFICEDFPELVKESKDGLERVKVIVRDLKDFSHVDSGEWMPVDINKSIDNTISMAKNEIESKAKIILDYAELPKVEIIGSQFNQVILNLLTNAAQAIDSFGKILVRTRLHDNNIYVDVRDTGSGIPPENMTRIFDPFFTTKPVGKGTGLGLSLAFGLMKKMHGEISVKSEVNKGSCFTLRIPLNAMDLNKNDHE from the coding sequence ATGATGGCTATATTTAGTTACTGGAAAAGAATTAGCTTACAAAGCCGCTTTTATATTTTACTTTTTCACTGTATGACAGGCGCTTTAATTCTAGGATATATCGCCCTGTGTGCCTCTGATGGCCGCCTGAGCTTGGATGCCGCCAAACTCAGAATGACCGGCACTTTTATTGTCATACTGATCAGTGCTCTGATACTTATCTCTTTACTCAGCAATAGTGTTGTACAAGCAATGTCAGATATTTATGAAGGCTTAAACCAGATCAATGACCATCACGATTGGAATATGCGTTTAAAAGTATATGGTAACGATGAATTCAGTAAACTCTCGGATCAACTCAATTATTTATTTGCCAATATGGAACAACTCGACCTAAAAATAAAAGCCAAAACTATACATTTGGAAGAAATGAATAAGCAATTACGTGAAGAAATGGAAACCAGACAACAAATAGAAATGCAACTGGAAAAAAAAACCGAAGCACAAGCTTTACTGATTGAGCGTCTTGAAACAACACAAATTCAACTCGCCCAAGCAGAAAAAATGGCATCGATAGGGCAACTTGCCGCAGGGGTTGCACATGAAATCAACAATCCAATTGGCTTTATTAGCTCAAATTTAAATACACTTAATGACTACACAACAAAATTAATTTCCGCGCTCGACGAATATGAAAACAATGAAAAAATAAGCAAAGAAACCAAACAGAGTATTATCAAAAAACATGATTTAGTTTTTATTTGTGAAGATTTTCCTGAATTAGTTAAAGAATCTAAAGACGGACTAGAGCGGGTCAAAGTAATTGTACGTGATTTAAAAGATTTCTCCCATGTAGACTCAGGAGAATGGATGCCAGTTGATATCAATAAATCCATCGACAACACCATTAGCATGGCAAAGAATGAAATAGAATCAAAAGCTAAAATAATATTAGATTATGCAGAATTACCAAAAGTAGAAATTATTGGATCACAATTTAACCAAGTTATTCTTAATTTACTAACGAATGCCGCACAAGCCATCGATTCATTCGGAAAAATCCTTGTCCGTACACGCTTGCACGATAATAATATTTATGTAGATGTACGTGATACTGGCAGCGGAATTCCTCCCGAAAATATGACCCGTATATTTGATCCGTTTTTTACAACCAAACCGGTTGGAAAAGGAACCGGGCTTGGCCTTTCATTAGCATTTGGCCTAATGAAAAAAATGCATGGTGAAATCAGTGTAAAAAGTGAAGTAAACAAAGGCAGCTGCTTTACGCTAAGAATACCTTTGAATGCAATGGATTTAAACAAAAACGATCATGAATAG
- a CDS encoding EAL domain-containing protein yields MANIATILNICDDPEQLQFSSELLNSAGYMVIEAKDANKALTLCSQHIDLVIVHSQPRSLPPPCCKLASELTLGVPMLLLHGEEPACLSCSDKAHTTTLRWPCDPGSLISTLEQLLKQHAVPRSLPLGHTLKNNPVTSPPQVQDPLSALAYSEQPLELFKRAVESSANAVMISDSRIDTHPVLYVNPAFERITGYSATEMIGHNGRLLLGNKLDQPELEVIRRILRNHGTGHSILQCFRKDGSPFANELFIAPLLDEQGKTSHYISIFNDVSERLRRETQLAQLATHDPLTGLANRALLNDRLACAITRSQRYDSIAAILLIDLDRFKNINDSLGHAVGDILLKLVATRLESLMRAGDTVARMGGDEFAIVTDLVAKEDAATVARKVLSTLSAPYTIEQAELFVTPSIGISFSPDDGMDADSLLRRADVALYQVKENGRNHFRFFAPEMNQRATRILEMESALRNALVRNEFELYYQPKIDLFSGALVGAEALIRWQHPEMGQIQPIQFIPFAEESGMILPIGEWVLNEACKQAKKWHEKLPLSIAVNLSALQFRQDNIVEIITAALQNAQLDGKYLELELTESVVVQNLDAAIVYLKRLKQLGVTLAMDDFGTGYSSLSYLKQFPFDTLKIDRSFIQNVITEPNDAMIAIAIISMAHSMRLNVVAEGVETESQMHFLHRQNCDQIQGYYFSKPLTAIAFDEFISQTRQHPFQNSITESAPRSLLLVDDEQDILNALKRLFRRSGYLIFTATSAAEALELLGLNSIQVIISDQRMPHMNGSDFLGRVRELYPHTVRIMLSGYTELSALTDAINSAGIFKFLTKPWEDEDLLDEVRHAFAYYDQRMNNNRIKSDN; encoded by the coding sequence GTGGCAAATATAGCGACCATCTTAAATATCTGTGACGACCCGGAGCAGCTTCAATTCAGCTCGGAATTATTGAATTCGGCGGGCTATATGGTTATTGAAGCTAAAGACGCCAACAAAGCCCTCACTCTTTGCTCGCAGCATATTGACTTGGTCATCGTGCACAGCCAGCCCCGATCATTACCTCCCCCTTGCTGCAAGCTCGCCAGCGAACTGACTTTGGGCGTCCCCATGTTGCTGCTTCATGGGGAAGAACCCGCTTGCTTATCATGCAGCGACAAAGCACACACCACCACATTACGCTGGCCCTGTGACCCCGGCTCGCTGATAAGCACGCTAGAACAGCTGCTCAAGCAACATGCTGTACCAAGATCACTGCCACTAGGACATACTTTAAAAAACAACCCTGTTACATCGCCCCCTCAAGTACAAGACCCGCTATCAGCGCTTGCTTATTCAGAGCAACCATTAGAGCTATTTAAGCGCGCCGTAGAATCCTCAGCCAATGCCGTCATGATTAGCGATTCGCGGATCGACACCCACCCCGTTCTATATGTAAACCCCGCCTTTGAAAGAATCACCGGTTACAGTGCTACAGAAATGATTGGCCACAATGGCCGGCTCCTGCTCGGCAATAAACTCGACCAGCCAGAGTTGGAAGTCATACGCCGTATCCTGCGTAATCACGGCACAGGCCATTCTATTTTGCAGTGTTTTCGCAAAGATGGGTCCCCCTTTGCCAATGAGCTTTTTATCGCGCCATTGCTGGATGAACAAGGTAAAACCAGCCACTACATCAGCATATTTAATGATGTAAGCGAAAGGCTGCGTCGAGAAACCCAACTGGCTCAGCTGGCTACTCATGACCCGCTCACAGGGCTGGCAAACCGCGCCTTACTTAATGACCGGCTGGCATGCGCCATTACCCGCAGCCAGCGCTACGACAGCATTGCGGCTATTTTATTAATTGATCTGGATCGGTTTAAAAATATCAACGATAGCCTGGGGCATGCTGTCGGCGACATCTTGCTGAAACTGGTTGCCACGCGGCTAGAATCGCTTATGCGTGCCGGTGATACCGTTGCCCGCATGGGAGGTGATGAATTTGCCATCGTCACCGATCTGGTGGCCAAAGAAGATGCAGCCACAGTCGCCAGAAAAGTATTAAGTACCCTGTCTGCCCCTTACACCATCGAGCAGGCCGAGCTATTTGTAACGCCCAGCATTGGTATCAGCTTTTCTCCGGACGATGGCATGGATGCAGATTCATTATTGCGCCGGGCTGATGTTGCTCTTTACCAAGTCAAAGAAAATGGCCGTAATCATTTCCGCTTTTTTGCACCAGAAATGAATCAGCGTGCCACCCGGATTCTAGAAATGGAATCCGCCTTAAGAAATGCCTTGGTACGGAATGAATTTGAACTCTATTACCAACCCAAAATAGACCTTTTTTCTGGCGCGCTTGTCGGAGCAGAAGCCTTAATCCGCTGGCAACACCCAGAGATGGGGCAAATACAGCCGATTCAATTTATTCCTTTTGCCGAAGAATCAGGCATGATTTTGCCTATTGGAGAATGGGTACTGAATGAAGCGTGCAAGCAAGCTAAAAAGTGGCACGAAAAACTTCCGCTCTCAATCGCCGTTAATTTATCTGCGCTACAATTCCGGCAAGACAATATTGTAGAAATCATCACTGCCGCTTTGCAAAATGCCCAACTAGACGGCAAATATTTAGAGCTAGAGCTAACCGAGTCCGTTGTCGTACAAAATCTGGATGCCGCAATTGTCTACTTAAAGCGGCTCAAACAGCTAGGTGTAACGCTGGCAATGGATGACTTTGGCACAGGTTATTCAAGCCTGAGCTATCTGAAGCAATTCCCTTTTGACACCCTTAAAATAGACAGATCATTTATTCAAAACGTCATTACCGAGCCTAATGATGCAATGATTGCCATTGCCATTATCAGCATGGCGCATAGTATGCGATTAAATGTAGTGGCCGAAGGGGTAGAAACAGAAAGCCAGATGCACTTCCTACACCGCCAGAATTGTGACCAGATCCAAGGATATTATTTTTCTAAGCCACTCACTGCAATCGCATTTGATGAATTTATCAGCCAAACGCGGCAACACCCGTTTCAAAACTCAATCACTGAGAGTGCCCCCCGCAGCCTGCTGCTGGTTGATGATGAACAAGATATTCTGAATGCACTCAAACGATTATTTCGTCGCAGTGGCTATCTGATTTTTACCGCAACTTCGGCCGCCGAGGCACTCGAATTACTCGGGCTAAATTCTATTCAGGTCATTATTTCTGACCAGCGCATGCCCCATATGAATGGTTCAGATTTTCTTGGGCGTGTGCGCGAGCTTTATCCACACACCGTCAGAATTATGCTCTCTGGCTATACCGAGCTCAGCGCGCTCACCGATGCCATCAATAGTGCGGGTATTTTTAAATTTCTGACCAAGCCTTGGGAAGATGAGGATTTATTAGATGAAGTGCGGCACGCATTTGCCTACTATGATCAAAGAATGAATAACAACAGAATAAAATCGGACAATTAG
- a CDS encoding cytochrome c1 — MKKILNTLLFTLLASVSFGSHAATGGIHLDKAPINLRDTESLQRGAQTFANYCLSCHGAVAMRYNRLQDIGLTEDQIETNLMFPTEKIGDLMKVSMQAKDAKVWFGSTPPDLSVISRSRGADYLYTYLRSFYRDSARPTGWNNLTFPDVGMPNVLWDLQGQQVLEVEGEHKKLKLVKSGSLTKTAENGEFDQTEFDHRVADLVNYMVYMGEPGQVKREQIGYGVLLFLLFFMIPISYMLKKEYWRDIH, encoded by the coding sequence ATGAAAAAGATACTCAATACACTGCTGTTTACCCTCTTAGCCAGCGTCAGCTTTGGCAGCCATGCCGCGACTGGTGGTATTCATCTAGATAAAGCGCCGATTAATCTGCGCGATACCGAAAGCCTGCAACGGGGTGCGCAAACCTTCGCCAATTACTGCCTATCCTGTCACGGTGCGGTAGCGATGCGCTACAACCGCCTGCAAGACATCGGCCTGACGGAAGACCAGATCGAAACCAATCTGATGTTCCCTACCGAAAAAATAGGTGATTTGATGAAGGTGTCGATGCAAGCCAAAGACGCCAAAGTTTGGTTTGGTTCAACCCCGCCAGATCTATCAGTGATCTCGCGCTCACGTGGTGCAGATTACCTCTACACCTATCTGCGCAGCTTTTACCGTGACAGTGCTCGGCCTACTGGCTGGAACAACCTAACATTCCCGGATGTAGGGATGCCGAATGTCTTGTGGGATTTGCAAGGACAGCAGGTGTTAGAAGTTGAAGGCGAACACAAAAAGCTGAAGCTTGTTAAATCAGGCAGCCTCACCAAAACTGCAGAAAATGGCGAATTTGATCAAACCGAATTCGACCATCGCGTTGCTGATCTGGTGAACTATATGGTTTATATGGGCGAACCAGGCCAAGTTAAACGAGAGCAAATTGGCTATGGCGTGTTGCTATTCCTCTTGTTCTTTATGATTCCAATTAGCTATATGCTAAAAAAAGAATACTGGCGCGATATTCATTAA
- a CDS encoding cytochrome b has protein sequence MSKAQEIGQQALNWVDERFPLTSTWKAHISEYYAPKNFNFWYFFGSLAMLVLVIQIVTGIFLTMNYKPDGSLIPGTNISVAFASVEYIMRDVAGGWLIRYMHSTGASMFFVVVYLHMFRGLIYGSYQKPRELIWVFGMMIYLCLMAEAFLGYLLPWGQMSFWGAQVIVNLFASIPVIGPDLSVLIRGDFVVSDATLNRFFALHVIALPLVILALVVAHIVALHEVGSNNPDGVEIKKKKDPKTGIPLDGIPFHPYYTVKDIFGVSVFLAVFSAIIFFAPEMGGYFLEHPNFDPADALKTPAHIAPVWYFTPFYAILRAVPSFFGTQVWGVLAMGAATMIIAALPWLDKSPVKSVRYRGPIYKTMLALFVIAFVGLGILGALPSTNVRTVIAQVLSVIYFVFFLAMPYYTKIDKTKPVPDRVTMH, from the coding sequence CAACCTGGAAAGCACATATTTCCGAATACTACGCACCAAAAAACTTTAATTTCTGGTATTTCTTTGGTTCTTTGGCGATGTTGGTACTGGTGATTCAAATTGTCACCGGCATTTTCCTCACCATGAACTACAAGCCAGACGGCTCTTTAATTCCGGGCACGAATATCTCTGTCGCTTTTGCTTCTGTCGAGTACATCATGCGGGATGTGGCCGGCGGCTGGCTGATTCGCTATATGCACTCTACTGGCGCATCGATGTTCTTTGTGGTGGTTTACCTGCATATGTTCCGCGGCTTAATTTATGGTTCTTACCAAAAACCGCGTGAGTTAATCTGGGTATTCGGCATGATGATTTATCTATGCCTGATGGCCGAAGCATTCTTAGGCTATTTGCTGCCTTGGGGGCAGATGTCATTCTGGGGTGCTCAGGTTATTGTTAACTTGTTTGCTTCAATCCCTGTGATCGGCCCCGATTTATCGGTACTGATTCGTGGTGACTTTGTGGTGTCTGATGCCACACTAAACCGCTTCTTTGCGCTGCATGTGATTGCGCTGCCACTGGTTATTCTGGCATTGGTTGTAGCTCACATTGTTGCTCTGCACGAAGTAGGCTCGAACAACCCTGACGGCGTTGAAATTAAGAAAAAGAAAGATCCTAAGACAGGTATTCCACTCGACGGGATTCCTTTCCACCCTTATTACACCGTTAAAGATATCTTCGGTGTATCGGTGTTCTTAGCCGTATTCAGCGCAATTATCTTTTTTGCGCCGGAAATGGGCGGCTACTTCCTTGAGCACCCGAACTTTGATCCGGCAGATGCACTGAAAACTCCTGCACATATTGCACCGGTTTGGTACTTCACCCCGTTTTACGCCATCTTGCGCGCTGTACCATCCTTCTTTGGTACACAAGTTTGGGGCGTACTGGCCATGGGTGCGGCAACGATGATTATTGCCGCTTTACCTTGGCTGGATAAATCCCCCGTGAAGTCAGTTCGCTACCGTGGCCCGATTTACAAAACCATGCTGGCTTTGTTTGTGATTGCCTTTGTTGGCCTGGGTATCTTGGGCGCATTACCTTCGACCAATGTGCGTACTGTGATCGCACAGGTGCTGTCGGTAATCTACTTTGTCTTCTTCTTGGCCATGCCGTATTACACCAAGATTGATAAAACCAAGCCGGTTCCTGACCGCGTAACGATGCACTAA